In Streptomyces sp. HUAS ZL42, the DNA window CCACCAGTCCGGTGAGGCTCGACTTGGCCAGCCCCAGCATCGTGCACAACTCGCCCATGCCGTACGGCTGGGCCATCAGCACGCACAGCAGCTGACCCTGCTGCGGCGTGAGGCCGAGCTCCCGGCCGGCCTGGGCATACACGGCACTCACCAGGAACGAGGACCGCACCAGTGCGGCCACCAGTCCCATTTCGCCGTCTTCATGATTGGCCACGCGGGCAGCGTAGCACGGAAATGAACGAAAGTTCGTATCAGGAACTTCCGTAAGTGAATTCCTTCACGGTTAACGTATTTCTGTAGCTTCTTAACAAAGATCTGTAGTTCTTGAAAGCTTTATGTGTTGTGGTTCGTACTGCGAATAAGTTACGTTCGTGATCCGAACCCAAAGTAATTTCTTGGTCTGTGGAGCGTGAATCATGAGTCGTACAGTCGCCGTCGTCGGCGGAGGCTACGGAGGCGCCGCGGTCGCCAAGGCGCTGGAGTCCGAGGCCGACGTCGTTCTCATCGACCCCCGGGACGCGTTCGTCAACGTGGCCGGATCGCTGCGCGCGCTGGCCCAGCCCGACTGGGCGGGCAACATGTTCTTCCCGTTCAAGACGCTGCTCACGCAGGGCAAGGTGATCCGCGACCGTGCCGTCTCGGTGGACCCGACCGGCGTCACCCTGTCCTCGGGCGAACACGTCGCGGCTGACTACGTGGTCCTGGCCACCGGCTCCAACTACGCCTACCCGGCCAACCCCGCCGCCGAAAGCGTCGCCGATGCGCTGGAGGACTTCCGCCGGTCGCACAAGGAACTGCTCCAGGCCGACAAGATCCTGATCCTCGGGGCCGGGCCGGTCGGCCTGGAACTCGCCGGCGAGATCAAGGAGGTCTGGCCGGACAAGCACGTGACCATCGTCGACCCGGCCGAGGAACTGCTCCCCGGTTTCAAGCCCGAGGTGGTCGAGGACCTGCGCGGCCAGCTCGACGCGCTGGGCGTCGAGGTGCGCCTCGGCACCGGCCTGACGGCGCAGCCGGGCACCGAGTCGGGCCGCACCGGCACCTTCACCGTCACCACCACCGCCGGCGACGAGATCACCGCCGATGTCTGGTACCGCGCCTACGGCACCACCATCAACAGCGGCTACCTCACCGACGGCAAGCTCACCGCCCTGACGCCGCAGGGTCAGGTGCCCGTGACCGAGACCCTCAACGTCAAGGGCCACGACCACGTCTACGCGATCGGTGACCTCACCGACGTCGCGGAGGCCAAGATGGCCGGCTTCGCGATGCAGCACGCCGAGGTGGTCGCCAAGAACATCACCGCCCAGATCAAGGGCGAGCAGGCCACGGCCACCTACCAGCCGCTGGGCTTCCCGATGATCCTGCTCCCGCTCGGCCCGAACGGCGGTGTCGGACAGCTGCCCTCGCCCGAGGGCCCGTTCGTCGCCCCGGCCACGATGGTCTCCGAGTTCAAGGGCCAGGATCTGTTCACCGGCCGCTTCGTCGGTCAGTTGGGCCCCACCGCCGCCTGACCCGCCGCACCACCTCAGCCCGCCGCGCGGGCTCGACGGTCCCCCTGGACTCCCCCGCCAGTGGACCGACGAGCCCGCGCGGCGTTCGTGTTTCCCGTATCAGGAGACGACGCCATGCCACCTTCCACGGACCCCAGCACAACGACCGAGACCTTCCTGCGCATCGAGAAGGGCAACCCCGACGCGTGCGAACTGGCAGCGCTCACCTCGGTGCTGCTCGCCCGCGCGGCCGTCCCCGCGGACCCGGACGAGGAGGGGGAGCAGACGGACCGCCGCACAGCCGGCTGGCGCCGGCTCGAACGCCGCTCCGGCCCCAGCACGCCGCGCAGCTGGCGCGACGACGTGCGTCGCTGATGAGGGCGTCCGGCGTGGTCGCCCCACACTCCGCCGACGCCGGCGCCTCCGGCGTGGTCGAGCGCCTCGCCGCCAGTCCCTCCGGCGGAGTCGAGTGCCTGACCGCTGGTGGTTCGGGTGGGGTCGAGTGCCTGACCGCCGGTGGTTCGGGTGTGGTCGAGCGGCCGAGTGCTGGTGGTTCCGGTGTGGTCGAGCGCCTCGCCGCCAGTCCCTCCGGCGGAGTCGAGTGCCGGACCGCCGGTGTTTCCGGTGTGGACGAGCGGCCGAGTGCCGGTGCTTCCGGCGCGGTCGAGCGCCTCGCCGCCAGCCCCTCCGGCGGAGTCGAGTGCCTGACCGCCGGTGGTTCGGGTGGGGTCGAGTGCCTGACCGCCGGTGGTTCGGGTGTGGTCGAGTGCCAGACCGCTGGTGGTTCCGGTGTGGTCGAGCGCCTCGTCACCAGTCCCTCCGGCGGAGTCGAGTGCCGGACCGCCGGTGCTTCCGGCGTGGACGAGCGGCCGAGTGCCGGTGCTTCCGGTGTGGACGAGCGCCTCGGCACCAGTCCCTCCGGCGGAGTCGAGTGCCGGACCGCCGGTGGTTCGGGCGTGGACGAGCGCCTTGCCACCAGTCCCTCCGGCGGAGTCGAGTGCCAGACCGCTGGTGCTTCCGGTGTGGTCGAGCGCCTCGTCACCAGTCCCTCCGGCGGAGTCGAGTGCCGGACCGCCCGTGGTTCGGGTGGGGTCGAGTGGCCGAGTGCTGGTG includes these proteins:
- a CDS encoding NAD(P)/FAD-dependent oxidoreductase translates to MSRTVAVVGGGYGGAAVAKALESEADVVLIDPRDAFVNVAGSLRALAQPDWAGNMFFPFKTLLTQGKVIRDRAVSVDPTGVTLSSGEHVAADYVVLATGSNYAYPANPAAESVADALEDFRRSHKELLQADKILILGAGPVGLELAGEIKEVWPDKHVTIVDPAEELLPGFKPEVVEDLRGQLDALGVEVRLGTGLTAQPGTESGRTGTFTVTTTAGDEITADVWYRAYGTTINSGYLTDGKLTALTPQGQVPVTETLNVKGHDHVYAIGDLTDVAEAKMAGFAMQHAEVVAKNITAQIKGEQATATYQPLGFPMILLPLGPNGGVGQLPSPEGPFVAPATMVSEFKGQDLFTGRFVGQLGPTAA
- a CDS encoding acyl-CoA carboxylase subunit epsilon, with translation MPPSTDPSTTTETFLRIEKGNPDACELAALTSVLLARAAVPADPDEEGEQTDRRTAGWRRLERRSGPSTPRSWRDDVRR